A single window of Aquipuribacter sp. SD81 DNA harbors:
- a CDS encoding GNAT family N-acetyltransferase encodes MSERDGLAGLDVRRFAPADAPELLVLQRCCWVQEALANDTLDIPALHESLEDVRRWGEEWLTLVARRGPRLVGAVRARETGEDWEVGRLMVAPDESGRGLGRQLLAAVEALAPPGATRATLFTGARSTRNLRLYARAGYEVDEVAQRSPAHVPGTVALAKPLPPGRAPARSGADPAPAGAAAVPTD; translated from the coding sequence GTGTCGGAGCGGGACGGGCTCGCCGGGCTGGACGTCCGCCGCTTCGCGCCCGCCGACGCCCCCGAGCTGCTCGTGCTGCAGCGCTGCTGCTGGGTGCAGGAGGCGCTCGCCAACGACACCCTCGACATCCCCGCCCTGCACGAGTCGCTGGAGGACGTGCGCCGCTGGGGCGAGGAGTGGCTCACGCTCGTCGCGCGACGCGGGCCCCGGCTGGTCGGGGCCGTGCGGGCGCGCGAGACGGGTGAGGACTGGGAGGTCGGCCGGCTCATGGTCGCGCCGGACGAGTCCGGGCGGGGGCTCGGGCGGCAGCTGCTCGCGGCGGTCGAGGCCCTCGCGCCACCGGGCGCCACCCGCGCGACCCTCTTCACCGGGGCGCGCAGCACCCGCAACCTGCGCCTGTACGCGCGCGCCGGGTACGAGGTCGACGAGGTGGCGCAGCGCTCGCCGGCGCACGTGCCCGGCACGGTCGCGCTCGCCAAGCCGCTCCCGCCCGGCCGCGCACCGGCGCGCTCCGGCGCCGACCCGGCGCCGGCCGGCGCGGCCGCGGTCCCGACCGACTGA
- a CDS encoding ScyD/ScyE family protein, which translates to MHHRTAAWTAALLSVPLLAVAAPAGAAPPSGPGTQELATGLVSPLAMSVARDGTVYVSEQFAGRLTAVSPRGATRTVAEGPVSGVDATGRGTLTVTLSAPPEDETQEAVGAVARVDARGRLVTIGSTLDHEVATNPDAGQVYGFVDAGADCLADTELVGVGAPYPGIVESNPYAVLVHGGDRVVADAAGNSIVRVRPNGTVRTVAVLPPVEVEFTEEVRQGLLAQVPPGELPPDLFEPCVGLTIRAEPVPTDVELGPDGMYYVSSLPGFPEAPGTGGVYRVDPRTGSATRLHDGLTGAVDLAVDSSGAVYVAELFAGQVTRIAPDGSRTSVPVDSPGAVEVDRHGAVYVTTGVFAETGGSLLRWGAWPGA; encoded by the coding sequence ATGCACCACCGAACCGCCGCCTGGACGGCCGCGCTCCTGAGCGTGCCGCTGCTGGCCGTCGCCGCGCCCGCGGGCGCGGCGCCGCCGTCCGGGCCGGGCACGCAGGAGCTGGCGACCGGGCTCGTGTCGCCGCTCGCGATGTCGGTCGCGAGGGACGGCACCGTGTACGTGTCCGAGCAGTTCGCGGGACGGCTCACGGCCGTCTCGCCGCGCGGGGCGACGAGGACGGTCGCGGAGGGTCCGGTCTCCGGGGTCGACGCGACGGGCCGCGGGACTCTCACCGTCACGCTGTCCGCCCCGCCGGAGGACGAGACGCAGGAGGCGGTGGGTGCCGTCGCCCGGGTGGACGCGCGCGGCCGGCTCGTCACGATCGGCTCGACGCTCGACCACGAGGTCGCGACCAACCCCGACGCGGGGCAGGTGTACGGCTTCGTCGACGCGGGGGCGGACTGCCTGGCCGACACCGAGCTGGTCGGGGTCGGCGCGCCCTACCCCGGCATCGTGGAGTCGAACCCGTACGCCGTGCTCGTGCACGGCGGTGACCGGGTCGTGGCCGACGCGGCCGGCAACAGCATCGTGCGGGTCCGGCCGAACGGGACGGTGCGCACGGTCGCCGTCCTGCCACCGGTCGAGGTCGAGTTCACCGAGGAGGTCCGACAGGGCCTGCTCGCGCAGGTGCCGCCCGGCGAGCTCCCGCCCGACCTCTTCGAGCCGTGCGTCGGGCTCACCATCCGCGCCGAGCCCGTGCCCACCGACGTCGAGCTCGGACCGGACGGCATGTACTACGTCTCGTCGCTGCCCGGGTTCCCGGAGGCGCCCGGCACGGGCGGGGTCTACCGCGTCGACCCGCGCACCGGCTCGGCGACGCGGCTGCACGACGGCCTGACCGGTGCGGTCGACCTCGCGGTCGACTCCTCCGGTGCGGTGTACGTCGCCGAGCTCTTCGCCGGCCAGGTCACCCGCATCGCCCCCGACGGCTCGCGCACCTCGGTGCCGGTGGACTCCCCGGGTGCGGTGGAGGTCGACCGTCACGGCGCCGTCTACGTGACGACGGGCGTCTTCGCCGAGACCGGCGGCAGCCTGCTGCGCTGGGGTGCCTGGCCCGGCGCCTGA
- a CDS encoding TetR/AcrR family transcriptional regulator: MAAGAEVVDARVVRTRRDVLRAALDELVEGGWDAVTHARVAARAGYSKATLYTHWPDRLALVRDAFADFGDMPHHTPTGDVRGDLVGELTSFRTAMRERRLDRALAVLAERAGPVPELVDVRARFVEEGERPLREVLAGALPDGLVAPVSAMLCGLVVHSVLLRGEGPSDADVESAVDLVLAGAGVRWTAG, from the coding sequence GTGGCCGCCGGTGCCGAGGTCGTCGACGCGCGCGTCGTGCGCACGCGCCGGGACGTGCTGAGGGCGGCCCTCGACGAGCTGGTCGAGGGCGGCTGGGACGCCGTCACCCACGCACGCGTGGCCGCCCGCGCCGGGTACTCGAAGGCGACGCTCTACACGCACTGGCCGGACCGGCTCGCGCTCGTGAGGGACGCCTTCGCCGACTTCGGTGACATGCCGCACCACACCCCGACCGGCGACGTGCGCGGGGACCTCGTCGGCGAGCTGACGAGCTTCCGCACGGCCATGCGCGAGCGGCGCCTCGACCGCGCGCTCGCGGTCCTCGCCGAGCGCGCCGGCCCTGTCCCCGAGCTGGTGGACGTGCGGGCGCGCTTCGTGGAGGAGGGGGAGCGGCCGCTGCGGGAGGTCCTGGCCGGAGCGCTGCCCGACGGGCTCGTCGCACCCGTCAGCGCCATGCTGTGCGGGCTCGTCGTGCACTCGGTGCTGCTGCGGGGCGAGGGGCCGTCCGACGCCGACGTCGAGAGCGCGGTGGACCTCGTGCTCGCCGGGGCCGGCGTCCGGTGGACGGCCGGGTGA
- a CDS encoding DNA-3-methyladenine glycosylase family protein, whose protein sequence is MSTFVLPTGEVDLGLVLAPLAMLTRDPTLRLVPGRMERATVTPDGTGTLVVQWDRDRPEARVTTHGDAAAWLAERAPAALGLLDDPTGFAPAARPLAELWRRHRGDRVGATGTLWHDLAWTVVQQRVTRQEAAATWYRLVHALGSPAPGVEGLLAPPDPVAVARLTYESLHRLGLERRRAEHLLAAARCAHRLHRLPDLDRTTATSALSAVRGVGQWTVSCLSCFTWGDADTVITGDAGIPSMVAWLLAGERRADDARMLQLLEPYRPHRYRVVRLAFAGGARPPRRGPRAPGHDIRHR, encoded by the coding sequence GTGAGCACGTTCGTGCTGCCGACGGGCGAGGTCGACCTCGGTCTCGTGCTCGCCCCGTTGGCGATGCTCACGCGCGACCCGACCCTGCGGCTGGTGCCCGGTCGCATGGAGCGGGCGACCGTCACCCCCGACGGCACCGGCACGCTCGTCGTGCAGTGGGACCGCGACCGTCCCGAGGCGCGCGTGACGACGCACGGCGACGCCGCGGCGTGGCTCGCGGAACGGGCGCCGGCCGCGCTCGGCCTGCTCGACGACCCCACCGGGTTCGCCCCCGCCGCGCGGCCGCTCGCGGAGCTGTGGCGGCGGCACCGCGGCGACCGGGTCGGTGCGACCGGGACGCTCTGGCACGACCTCGCGTGGACGGTCGTGCAGCAGCGGGTGACCCGGCAGGAGGCCGCCGCGACCTGGTACCGGCTCGTGCACGCCCTCGGCTCGCCCGCGCCCGGGGTCGAGGGCCTCCTCGCGCCGCCGGACCCGGTCGCCGTCGCCCGGCTCACCTACGAGTCGCTGCACCGGCTCGGTCTCGAGCGCCGGCGTGCCGAGCACCTGCTCGCCGCCGCCCGCTGCGCGCACCGGCTGCACCGCCTCCCCGACCTCGACCGGACGACGGCGACCAGTGCCCTGTCGGCGGTGCGTGGCGTCGGGCAGTGGACGGTCTCGTGCCTGTCGTGCTTCACGTGGGGCGACGCCGACACGGTCATCACCGGCGACGCCGGCATCCCCTCGATGGTGGCGTGGCTGCTCGCCGGTGAGCGACGCGCCGACGACGCCCGCATGCTGCAGCTGCTCGAGCCGTACCGCCCGCACCGATACCGCGTCGTGCGCCTCGCCTTCGCCGGCGGCGCACGGCCGCCGCGGCGCGGTCCGCGCGCGCCCGGGCACGACATCCGGCACCGCTGA